A part of Gemmatimonas groenlandica genomic DNA contains:
- a CDS encoding branched-chain amino acid transaminase has translation MSQIAETQWIWRDGAFIPWADATIHVLSHSVQFGSSAFEGVRAYSTPRGPAIFRLREHLTRLLMSCKIYRMDVPYTIDELVAASRELIVRNGVESCYLRPMVVRGYGTAGMVPTGAPIEVYLPCWPWGTYLGAGALENGVDACISSWHRVEPNTIPAMAKIAGNYLSGQLIKMEALANGYAEGIALSPSGMVSEGSGQNVFLVSGGTIVTTPLDGTILGGITRDTIMTLAREAGIPVRESHIPREMLYMADEVFFTGTAAEITPVRSIDKITIGAGKPGEVSTLMQKQYLDIVHGRVDDTHGWLTYCRD, from the coding sequence ATGAGCCAAATTGCCGAGACCCAGTGGATCTGGCGCGATGGTGCGTTCATCCCGTGGGCGGATGCCACGATCCATGTGCTGAGCCATTCCGTGCAGTTCGGCTCGAGCGCATTCGAAGGTGTCCGTGCGTACAGCACGCCGCGTGGTCCGGCGATCTTCCGGCTGCGCGAGCATCTCACGCGACTGTTGATGTCGTGCAAGATCTATCGCATGGACGTCCCGTACACGATCGACGAGCTCGTCGCCGCGTCGCGTGAACTGATCGTGCGGAACGGTGTGGAGTCATGCTATCTCCGTCCGATGGTCGTGCGCGGCTACGGCACGGCGGGCATGGTGCCCACGGGTGCGCCGATCGAGGTGTACCTCCCCTGCTGGCCGTGGGGCACGTACCTCGGCGCCGGTGCGCTCGAGAACGGCGTGGATGCCTGCATCTCGTCCTGGCATCGCGTGGAGCCGAACACGATTCCCGCGATGGCGAAGATTGCCGGCAACTATCTGAGCGGTCAGCTCATCAAGATGGAAGCGTTGGCCAACGGCTACGCCGAAGGCATCGCGCTGAGCCCGAGCGGCATGGTGAGTGAAGGCTCGGGGCAGAACGTGTTTCTGGTGTCGGGTGGCACGATCGTGACCACGCCGCTCGACGGCACGATCTTGGGCGGCATCACGCGCGACACGATCATGACGCTTGCGCGTGAAGCGGGTATTCCGGTGCGCGAATCACATATCCCGCGCGAGATGTTGTACATGGCCGACGAGGTGTTCTTCACTGGCACCGCGGCGGAGATCACTCCGGTGCGCAGCATCGACAAGATCACGATCGGTGCGGGCAAGCCGGGCGAGGTGAGCACGCTGATGCAGAAGCAGTATCTCGACATCGTGCATGGTCGCGTCGACGATACACACGGCTGGCTGACGTACTGCCGCGACTGA
- a CDS encoding GlsB/YeaQ/YmgE family stress response membrane protein, whose product MDLLTWLFVGLGAGVLAALIVGGVGLFGDMIVGILGAFASGLLFRELDVAPPFAGLAGVIFTAGIGSVVLLTLLHLVAGRRSPTS is encoded by the coding sequence ATGGATCTTCTGACCTGGCTCTTCGTGGGACTCGGCGCCGGCGTACTCGCTGCCCTGATCGTCGGGGGCGTGGGATTGTTTGGCGACATGATCGTCGGCATTCTCGGCGCGTTCGCCAGTGGTCTGCTCTTCCGCGAACTGGACGTCGCGCCGCCGTTTGCGGGTCTCGCCGGCGTGATCTTCACCGCCGGCATCGGATCGGTCGTGTTGCTCACGCTGTTGCATCTCGTGGCGGGCCGTCGAAGCCCCACCAGCTGA